From one Alicyclobacillus acidocaldarius subsp. acidocaldarius Tc-4-1 genomic stretch:
- a CDS encoding FMN-binding glutamate synthase family protein — MEKPIGTGRPFPHFDGLLLTPGPLRRRPLELTDPVDLQVTIGRHCKRPLQLSMPILVSAMGYGVALRKPIVQAIALGTAKAGTACNAGQGPVIAEWTHWADKLVVQYHRAPWRGGESVFQRAHMIEIRFGQGANVGSGTFVSAKGLDRTTLRDLGLTDASDVAYIPAGHPEVERIRAFQSLIRKLRRISGGVPIAVKISASHYIEQDIEWAVKAGADVIVVDGAQGGTHASPAVLVDDFGIPTLSALCRAARFLRAQGYQDRVDLIVSGGIRTPGDIMKALCLGASAVYMGTAALFAVVHTQLARTLPFEPPTQIAWANAEISTKFDVRTGAESLAKFLQACADEIGVGLRALGKPSVHALDHSDLVAWDAEVARITGCPLV; from the coding sequence TTGGAAAAGCCGATTGGGACAGGGCGCCCTTTCCCGCATTTTGACGGGCTGCTTCTCACGCCGGGCCCTCTTCGCCGTCGTCCTCTTGAGTTGACGGATCCAGTGGATCTTCAGGTCACTATCGGTCGACACTGTAAGCGGCCGCTGCAATTGTCGATGCCCATCCTTGTAAGTGCCATGGGGTATGGTGTTGCTTTACGAAAGCCCATTGTCCAAGCGATTGCGCTTGGTACGGCCAAAGCCGGAACGGCATGCAATGCGGGGCAAGGCCCCGTCATAGCGGAATGGACACACTGGGCAGACAAATTGGTGGTTCAGTACCATCGCGCGCCATGGCGCGGGGGCGAATCGGTTTTCCAACGAGCACATATGATTGAAATTCGCTTCGGACAAGGAGCGAATGTCGGTTCTGGGACGTTTGTCTCCGCGAAAGGTCTGGATCGAACTACCCTCAGAGACTTGGGGCTGACCGATGCGTCGGACGTGGCCTATATACCGGCCGGCCATCCCGAAGTCGAGCGAATACGCGCATTTCAGTCTCTAATCAGAAAATTAAGGAGGATAAGCGGGGGAGTCCCCATTGCGGTTAAGATTTCAGCGAGTCACTACATTGAGCAAGACATTGAGTGGGCGGTGAAAGCTGGCGCAGATGTGATTGTGGTCGATGGGGCACAGGGAGGGACCCATGCGTCTCCTGCGGTGCTTGTTGACGATTTTGGGATTCCCACACTCTCCGCCCTTTGTCGTGCTGCTCGATTTCTGCGCGCGCAAGGGTACCAGGATAGGGTGGACCTCATTGTCTCGGGCGGGATTCGAACACCGGGGGACATTATGAAAGCGCTCTGTTTGGGCGCTTCGGCGGTTTACATGGGGACAGCTGCACTATTTGCAGTCGTGCATACTCAACTCGCGCGCACACTGCCGTTCGAACCTCCGACTCAGATCGCGTGGGCCAATGCTGAGATTTCGACGAAGTTTGATGTCCGCACCGGGGCAGAGTCGTTGGCAAAGTTTCTTCAGGCGTGTGCCGACGAGATAGGCGTCGGCTTGCGAGCGCTCGGTAAGCCTTCGGTTCACGCCTTGGATCATAGCGACCTTGTTGCGTGGGATGCCGAGGTTGCGAGGATTACAGGGTGCCCACTCGTCTAG